In Coregonus clupeaformis isolate EN_2021a chromosome 7, ASM2061545v1, whole genome shotgun sequence, one genomic interval encodes:
- the LOC121569820 gene encoding uncharacterized protein LOC121569820, producing MYAQGIVALFPYLEDPYSQHGYDHYYDPESGSGYLAWRLKTIQRKTAEERGASVSKSPKVGGPGRDRQPFTYDREPSDEDVEAAIAVLRHSADENTVREKMKMTFIYRQAMVNDEAKSSDVFSVFPRFLDTPGLIEQDFRLLFGEATANKFLEKWPTTFKAKVIKESHGLVSTTELLDLMRNAESAAEVENGWDSDMSAILLLLHLLPPSAQGRKRRERCLHIKL from the exons ATGTATGCACAGGGGATAGTAGCTTTGTTTCCCTATCTAGAAGACCCATACTCACAACATGGATAT gATCATTACTACGATCCGGAGAGTGGTTCCGGATACCTTGCATGGCGATTGAAGACCATACAAAGAAAAACAGCAGAGGAAAGAGGTGCCTCAGTCAGCAAATCTCCTAAAG TTGGTGGGCCAGGCCGTGATCGTCAGCCCTTCACCTATGACAGAGAGCCATCTGATGAGGATGTGGAAGCAGCTATTGCTGTTTTGAGACACTCTGCTGATGAAAACACTGTCCGTGAGAAGATGAAAATGACCTTCATATATCGGCAAGCAATGGTCAACGATGAAGCCAAATCATCAGATGTCTTCTCGGTCTTCCCAAGATTTCTGGACACACCAGGACTG ATAGAACAAGATTTCAGACTTCTGTTTGGTGAGGCCACAGCCAACAAATTCTTGGAGAAGTGGCCAACCACTTTCAAAgcaaaagtaataaaggaaagccATGGACTTGTATCCACCACAGAACTCTTGGATTTGATGCGCAATGCTGAGTCAGCTGCTGAAGTTGAGAATG GCTGGGACAGTGACATGTCTGCCATCTTGCTGCTGCTACATTTGCTACCACCATCTGCACAAGGTAGAAAGAGGCGGGAAAGATGTCTGCATATCAAGCTGTAG
- the LOC121569819 gene encoding uncharacterized protein LOC121569819, translating into MFYDDFEVANPLGSKRGIHKLGGVYFTLRNFSPKWNSFLANIHLCALFHTQDVKRYGFSEIFAPIVRDIKVLESDGIEIPLYSGYVRGTVVQVTGDNLGLHSLFGLVESFSARYCCRFCLAGKEDFQTEFSEDSSKIVLRTKDMHTAHCQEMACNPSLPYVFGVKRSCILNSLRYFHTTENFSVDVMHDVLEGVGQYELKLLFLYLNEKHVTSGEIHSRIQSFDYGFTERNNRPVTVNLSEGSNDLGLNAIQSWCLLRNVPLIFGDLVTSTDQHWGLLLLLLQIINIIFSPMLSQGLCVYLKHLIVDHHTLFKKLYPQKKLLPKHHFLIHYPRCIQKIGPVLHSWCMRYEGKHNFFKKQLKSFKNITKTLAKKHQNHMAYSWRRSTTFSRLDIGPGKMVALNMVKGGSEIALAMQVPSSIQVMKVNWAKHNGYVYRPHLVICGEVDSEVPLFYQIESVLIMCEKLLLLTVPLVTVTFQEHFHAYEVIRSKHDLVFFHVDNLHYPRPFDIQRSYGGNDTALLVVPYCFLW; encoded by the coding sequence ATGTTCTATGATGATTTTGAGGTCGCCAACCCATTGGGTTCCAAGCGAGGTATTCATAAATTGGGTGGAGTATATTTTACTTTAAGAAACTTCTCTCCAAAATGGAATTCTTTTTTGGCTAACATACACCTGTGCGCCTTATTTCATACTCAAGATGTTAAACGATATGGTTTTAGTGAAATTTTTGCTCCCATTGTTCGAGACATTAAAGTGTTAGAGAGCGATGGTATTGAGATTCCATTATACAGTGGTTATGTACGTGGCACTGTAGTACAGGTAACAGGTGATAATTTGGGTTTGCATAGTTTGTTTGGTCTGGTGGAGTCTTTCAGTGCAAGGTACTGTTGCAGGTTCTGTTTAGCAGGAAAGGAGGACTTTCAAACAGAATTCTCTGAAGATTCTTCCAAAATAGTTTTACGCACCAAAGATATGCATACTGCTCACTGTCAAGAAATGGCTTGTAATCCATCCCTTCCGTATGTTTTTGGTGTGAAAAGGTCATGCATATTAAATTCATTGAGGTATTTTCACACAACTGAGAACTTCTCAGTTGATGTGATGCATGATGTGTTAGAAGGGGTTGGCCAGTACGAATTGAAGTTATTATTTCTGTATTTGAATGAAAAACATGTTACATCAGGAGAAATACATTCAAGAATACAAAGTTTTGATTATGGTTTCACAGAGAGAAATAACAGGCCTGTGACTGTTAATTTAAGTGAAGGATCTAATGATCTGGGACTGAATGCAATTCAGTCCTGGTGCTTACTTAGGAATGTTCCTCTTATCTTTGGAGATTTGGTAACTTCTACTGACCAACACTGGGGCCTGCTTCTTTTATTATTGCAAATAATTAACATTATATTCTCGCCCATGTTATCTCAAGGTCTATGTGTATATTTAAAACATTTGATTGTTGATCACCATACACTGTTTAAGAAGTTGTATCCTCAGAAAAAACTTTTACCAAAGCACCATTTTCTTATCCACTATCCCCGCTGCATCCAGAAAATAGGGCCTGTACTTCATAGTTGGTGTATGAGGTATGAAGGCAAACataattttttcaaaaaacaGCTTAAATCGTTTAAAAATATTACCAAAACGCTGGCAAAAAAGCATCAGAATCATATGGCATATAGTTGGCGAAGATCAACAACTTTTAGTCGGTTAGATATTGGTCCAGGAAAAATGGTGGCTTTAAATATGGTAAAAGGAGGTTCTGAAATTGCTTTGGCAATGCAAGTGCCCAGTAGCATTCAGGTTATGAAGGTTAATTGGGCTAAACATAATGGGTATGTTTATCGCCCACACTTGGTTATCTGTGGCGAAGTTGACTCTGAAGTGCCCTTGTTTTATCAGATTGAGTCAGTTCTGATAATGTGTGAAAAACTGTTACTACTCACAGTGCCTTTAGTTACAGTAACTTTTCAAGAACATTTCCATGCATATGAGGTGATCAGATCAAAGCATGATTTAGTTTTTTTTCATGTCGACAACCTGCACTACCCTAGACCTTTTGACATACAAAGGTCATATGGAGGAAATGACACAGCTCTCCTTGTTGTGCCATATTGCTTTCTCTGGTGA